A stretch of DNA from Pongo abelii isolate AG06213 chromosome 10, NHGRI_mPonAbe1-v2.0_pri, whole genome shotgun sequence:
GGTTCCAATAATAAACTTCATAAGAGGTTTTAGATAACCTaagacattttgaaatataacACAACTACAGGAAATTATACAATACAAATATGTAGCTTGATTAATTATTATAAGATAAACACCTTTATTGACTCCTGATATGGCCTAGCTGTGTCTTCACctaagtctcatcttgaattgtagttctcataatccccacttgtcatgggagggacccagtgggagataactgaatcatggaggtggttaccctcgtgctgttctcgtgatagtaagtgagttttcatgatatctgatggttttataaggggcttttacCCCTTTGTTAGGCacttctgtctcctgctgccatgtgaagaagaacatgtttgcttcctcttccaccattattgtaagtttcctgaggcctccccagccatgtagaactgtgagtcaattaaacttctttcctttttaaattatccagtctcgggcagttcttcaTAGCACTGAGGATGGTCTAATACAACTACTAACATTGTCTGAGAAAGATCCTTGTTATGTGGCTCAGAGGCCCTCCATGTATTCTTAACTATTCACTCTCCTATCCTTCCAAGAATAACACTAATTTGACCTCTACAATAATCACTTTATCACTccagttttgccttttttcctccaaaacaaTGCCTTTTAAGTCTATTTTAATCGATAGATTTCCtcttaatatcatttaaaaatatttctttacatttttagacAGAAATCAGAATAATTTGCTATGTTGAATTTCCAGTAATTTGGATTTTGTTGATTTCATTCCTGTGGTTTAGTTGACATGAATCTCTCCAATTGAAAGGGTAACTTGAATATGGTAGCTGGAAATTTAAAATCAATTCTTTTAACTTGGAAAATGATTAAATTCTGGAGATAGAATAGTAAGTTCATAAGATGACAGGTCATTTGCATCCTCTAGTGAAAAGCgaaggaattaaataaaaataacattttgatgCTTAATGTTTCTGGCTTAATGTTTATGTCTGTAtttaattgttaaaatgtttttcaataattttttccaGGTTATCTACATTCAAAAGAGCATTCTATTAAAGCTACCTTAATTTGGCGCTTATTTTTCTTAATCATGTTTCTGACAATCATAGTGTGTGGAATGGTTGCTGCTTTAAGCGGTAAGTGAACTGTAATCTTTATTCATCTGGAGAGAATTATACttgtaaaaagaagagaaagaatctaaataattttgttattctttacaGCTTTTAATATATTGTCTCACTAACTGAGTTAAACTCTAACAACTTTTTAAGTGGcatcaaaaattttaattatgtaaatagGGTTCACATTATTCCAAGTTTAGTGAGATGATCAGAGTCTTCAGAAGGTAGAAGACAGACCACTATTCCTTaagaatattgatgcaaaaattaaaaaaaatagtaaactgAAAAATAGTCTTTTGTCCAATCTAGGGGCATGGTTAATTTTACCTCCACAACAACCTTGTTTcattaaaaatagcaaaacagaTGGTTTAAAGTACACAAAACTACTAAGTGGCTGTATAACATTACAGGCAGCCTGTTCTTTCTTCCTAGCTATTTGAGCATGTTCTGTCCCTTGTTTTTTTTTAGCATATGTAGCCCATCTTCCTAGAAAACAAACTCCTTTTAGTGATTGTACCCTAAAAGCAATTTAGCTATAAAAATTATCTTGTACCTCAAAACATACTTGCAGTGCATCTAATATAGACCAAGCTAAGACATAGAAAACTACAAAAGCACTTTCTCCAAACCTCATGCCAATCTGGGTATCAACCTAAAATCTACCCCCTGTTATTATATTCTGAAGTAATTTCAGAGAGACCCTTCAAATACTGCTTACATAACTTAGAGTCAGCAATACTTGGAACACTCCATGTTCTAGATAATTTCTATTCATTTGCAAATCTTTTGCTTATTATCTTTTGCCATTTTGAAACCACAGATAATATACTTTATACATTTatgaagcaaaaataatttttttatttcagagatTTAAGTCAACTAATTGTAactatttaagaaagaaaaaattggaaagagaCAATTTTTGTAGTCTGTAAGTACCTCAATATTAATCAAGGGAATGTattctgaaatataatttaaatttatagccCTTTTTTTACAGTAAGCATATGAAATTGACACTTATGACTGTTTTCCTTTATTATCCATTAtgtgtttctcttcctttcagCTAGCAATTTGACTGGAAATGATTTCTTGTGTGGAGCCAATAGCTGGAGCCATCTTCTAATctggtcattttctttctttctgtttttgaatgtgttattatttattactttgtatcatttttatgttttatttaacatttagatTGTTAGTTAACTATTCAAGTGTGGTATTTCCCCATTTAGATCGAGTTATTTAGATTGGCTTTAGTTATAAAAATTCCTAATAGAGCTTTGCAGTTATAGCTCTGgtccctaacttttttttttaattatactttaagttctaggataaaTGTGCAGAAcccgcaggtttgttacataggtatacatgtgccatggtggtttgatgcacctatcaacccgtcatctatattaggtatttctcctaatgctatccctcccgttGCCCCCCAACCCtcaacaggcctcagtgtgtgatgttcccctccctgcatccatgtgttctcattgttcaactcccacatatgagtgagaatctgcagtatttggttttctgttcctgtgttagtttgatgagaatgatggtttccagtttcatttgTCTCcctgcaaagaatatgaactcattcttctttatggctgtatagtattccatggtgtatatgtgccacattttctttatccagtctatcattgatgagcatttgggttggttccaagtctttgctattgtgaatagtgccacagtaaacatacgtgtgcatgcatctttatagtagaatgatttataatcctttgggtatagacCCAGTATTTCTGGTTATAGATCCTTGAGTAATTGCCACACTGtattccaaaatggttgaactaatttacactccccccaacagtgtaaaagtgttcctatctctCTACATCCTCTTCAGCgtctgttgtttcccgactttttaatgattgtcattgtaactggcatgagatggtatctcgttgttgttttgatttgaatttctctaatgatcagttatGATGAGCTTTttatcatatatttgttggccacataaatgtcttcttttatgaagtgtctgttcatatcttttgcccattttttgatagggttttttgttttattcttgtaaatttgtttaagttccttgtagattctaggtATTAGCtgtttgtcaaatggatagattgcaaaatttttctcccattctgtaggttgcctgttcactctgatgataggttttttttttttttttttttgtgcagaagctctttagttaaattagatcccacttgtcaattttggcttttgttgcaattgcttttggtgctttaatCATAAAACCTTTgctcatgcctgtgtcctgaatggtattgcccaggttttgttctcaggtttttatggttttaggtcttatgtttaagtctttaatccatcttgagctaatttttgtataaggtgtaaggaaggggtccagcttcagttttctgcatatggctagccagttttctcaacaccatttattaaatagggaatcctttccccattgcttgtttttgtcaggtttgtcaaagatcagatggttgtagatgtttggtgttatttctgaggcctctgttctgtccaTTGGTcactatatctgttttggtaccaacaccatgctgttttggttagtgtagccttatagtgtagtttgaagtcaggtagcatgatgcctccagctttgttctttttgcttaggattgtcttggctatacaggctcttttttggttccatatgaaatttaaagttttttttttttaaattctgtgaagaaagtcaatggtagcttgatgggaataacattcaatctataaattactttgagctatatgactattttcataatattgattcttcctatctatgagcatggaatgattttccatttgtttgtgtcatctcttatttccttgagcagtgatttgtagttctccttgaagaggtccttcacatctcttgtaagttgtattcttagctattttattctcttagtagcaattgtgaatgggagttcactcatgatttggctctctgtttgtctgttattggtgtataggaatgcttgtgatttttgcacattgattttgtatcctgagaatttgctgaagttgcttatcagcttaataaGTTTTAAGGGGatgagacaatagggttttctaaatatacaattctgtcatctgcaaacagagataatttgacttcctctcttcctattgaatacactttatttctttcttttacctgattgccctgaccagaacttccaatactatattgaatgggagtggtgagagagggcatccttgccttgtgccagtttacaaagggaatgcttctagcttttggccactcagtatgatattcgttatgagtttgtcataaatagctcttattattttaagatctgttccatcaatacctagtctattgtgtgtttttagcatgaaggggtgttgaattttatcaaaggccttttctgcatctattgagatcatcatgtggtttttgtcattggttctgcttatgtaatggattacatttattaatttacatatattgaaccagactttcATCCCacggatgaagctgacttgatcatggtggataagcttttgatgtgctgctggattcggctggccagtattttattgaggatttttgcattgatgttcatcaggaatattggcctgaaattttcttttttgttgtatctctgctaggttttggtattaggatgatgctggtctcatataatgagttagggagaattccctctttttctattgtttggaataatttcagaaggaatggtaccagctcctcttcgtacctctggtagaattcggcagtGCATATGTCTGGACCTGGGCTTGTTTTGGTtgggtaggctattaattactgcctcaatttcagaacctgttattggtctattcaggaatttgatttcttcctggtttagtcttgggagggtgtatgtgtccaggaatttatccatttcttctttgcctgggtatcaccagcaaaggctgcagaaaagcaaagattgctgcctgctccttcctctggaagcttcatcccagaggggcacccaccagatgccagctgaGCTGTCCTGTTTGAGGTGCCTATCAACCCCTGCTAGGagttgtctcccagtcaggaggcatgggggtcagggacccacttgagaaggcagtctttCCCTCAGAagagctcgagcactgtgctgggagatccactgctcttttcagagctggccggcaggaatgtttaagtctgctgaagccaTGACCACAGACACcctttcccccaggtgctctgtcccagagagataagagttttatctataagcccctgactggggctgctgcctttctttcagagatgccctgcccagagaggaggaatctagagaggcagtccgGCTGCAGTGGCTTTGCTGCActgtggtgggttccacccagtcCGAACTTCCCCCggggctttgtttacactgtgaggggaaaatcgcctactcaagcctcagtaatggcggatgCACCTCCCCTCACCAAGCTTGAGCATCTGGGGTCCACTTCAGActactgtgctggcagcaagaatttccagctagtggatcttagcttgctgggctctgtggggatTGGAcccactgagcaagaccacttggctccctggcttcagccccctttccagcagagtgaatgattctgtctcagtgggttccaggcaccactggggtatgaaaaaaactcctgcagttAGCTCGGTgactgcccaaatggccacccagttttgtgcttgaaactcaGGGTTCTGGTAGTGTTGGCACtctagggaatctcctggtctgtgggttgcaaaaaccgtgggaaaagcgtagtatctgggccagatagcaccTCACAGCACAGtctctcacagcttcccttgacTAGGGGAGGGCGTTCTCccaccccttgtgcttcctgggtgaagcagtgccccaccctgcttctgcttgtcctctgtgggctgcacccactgtgtaaccagtcccagtgagatgatcctggtacctcagttggaaatgcagaaatcacctgccttctgcattggtctcactgggaactgcagaccagagctgttcctaatCAGCCATCTTGCCCTCTCTGGTCTGGTCATTTTCTTTAAACTGGTTGATACAGGAGCAGTGATAGCACAACAAATATGCACAGATTTGGGGAAAGTCATCCTGCCTTATGGTCTGGTTcaagaaattacattttaatagttAAAATTTGGTACCAGTTATAATCTGGTACCAAACCAGATACAATAAACGTTTGCCTCATGTTATGATTTGAGATTCAGATTACACCAGTTATTATTCATAACTAAGAGTGATTTCTCATCTCGTAAGAGCCAAATCCAAGGATAATGGTGCCAATTGATAGTAATGATTCTGTGAATACCCAGCATTCTGGTCTATCATAGACACTTTCAGAACCATTGAGTTGAAGGGAGAAGATGGTTATATAATAGAAGATGAACTGGTAGCTACTAGGGGCTCAGTGACAACAATCTGGAGAGACATTCATTCATCTCGATCCCACATGAAGAGAGCATTTCTCCTGATTATATAAGAAGTGGATCAGAAAAGCCTGTCCAGTGAAGTATTGCTGCCTTCAAAGTGTAGAAAACCTCACTAAATCTCCTTAGTGGAAGGAAGTTCACTGTACAACAACTTATTTCATATTTATGATAGTATTTAGACATATACAAGGCTTTTTCACATCAAGAAACCTTATTCACATAAGGCATCTATATCCTGCCCTTCATTTTACCAAGTCAtctagagcagcagtccccaaccttgtTGGCATGagggaccagttttgtgaaaGAGAATGTTTTCATGGACTGGGGTCAAGGAATGGTTTGGGGATAATTTAAGTGCATTACTTTTATTGTGccctttatttccattattattacattgtgtaataatatataataaaataattatacaactcaccataatgtagaatcagtgggagccctgagcttgtttttctgaAAGTAGATGGTACCATCTGtgagtgatgggagacagtgacagttCATCAGGCATTAAATTCTCACAAGGAGCCCACAACCTAGATTCCTCACATGAGAAGTTCCCAACAGGGTTTgccctcctatgagaatctaatgccactggtgatctgacaggaggtggagctcatgaggtaatgtgagtgatggggagtggctgtaaatacagatgaagcttcacttacTCATTTgctgcttacctcctgctgtgcagcctgctTCCTGACTTGTCCATGGACCAGTACTGATCCATGGcctaggggttggggacccctgatctaGAGCACTTGGAGAACTATCTGTTCTCCAAAGCTGATCAAATGCTATCATTAATGTatctaatattttaagaaagggTAACACCATTGAGAGCCAAATAGATACATGGCCCAGAGCAAGCTTAAGTTAGTAATAACTCCTTTTTCAGCTCACCCGCTGCCGAAGGCATGAGTTTGAATCTCAGTTTTGCCATTTGCTGTGTAATGTATGCAATTATATTTAGCATCatatttctcatttgaaaaatgaaaataatacatttagtACTTAACAGGAGTGTCAGAAAGTATATTAGTACTTGGTAATTTATACAATACAATATAAAagtaagaaatttttattttatttattttatttatttttattttattttcagcaatAAGAGCTAACTGCCATCAAGAGCCATCAGTATGTCTTCAAGCTGCATGCCCAGAAAGCTGGATTGGTTTTCAAAGAAAGTGCTTCTATTTTTCTGATGACACCAAGAACTGGACATCAAGTCAGAGGTTTTGTGACTCACAAGATGCTGATCTTGCTCAGGTTGAAAGCTTCCAGGAACTGGTAAGAAAATAGTTCTGGCCAGAATCAAAGATTCAGCCCTACAAGGATATATTTTCTGTGAAATTATCTAAGAAGTAGGTTTAGACATCTgcttttacattgatttttttttgtataacaaAAGAGTAACCTAGCATGTATTCCATTTTACAGTGAATCATCTAAAATTACCTTAATATTCATGGCAGGAACAGGCCCAGAGGGCAAGCAAGCCAGAGCCTTCTTTGATTTGTGAGCCAGAACTGTGCTAATAAGGATTAGAAAAGTATTGGTAAAAACTCAGTTTTAAGTGTGTATGAAGTTAGCaacattgtttcaaaataaatcaaacaaggccaggagcagtgacacatgcctgtaatctcagcactttgggaggccaaggcgggtggatcacttgaggtcaggagtttgagatcagcctggccaacgtggtgaaaccccatctcaactaaaaaatacaaaaattagctgggcatggtggcatatgcctgtaattccagctactcaggaggctgaggcaggagaattgcttgaacctgggaggtggaggcctgCAGTTAGCtgaaatcatgctactgtactccagcctgggcaacagagtgagactctatctcaaaaaaataataaaaacaataagtcAAGCAAGAATGATGTCATAGAGGATGGTAGACTAAAAAGCTACAGAAATCTGTTCTCCACTGAGAAAACTATTAAACTGTCAAAAACTGTCTGAAGTAACTATTTGGAATTCTCTAGTCAAACACTGGAAGCATCAAGGGAAGAGTTTGATAAAGAGGATGATAAATTTTGGTTAATGTCGGTGAATTTCAGCCTTTCCACTCAATAATAACTATTTTCCACACCCCATTATTGCAGGGATCCATGGGAACTGCTGACCATGTTCCTGTAATGAATTCCTGCAGCCAGGGTGGACAATAAGAACCTTTTTGTCCAAATATCAGGGTTATTGCTGATTTCTGCCTTTGAATGCTGAGGGGCAGACACAGAAATGGGCTATCATTGCATCAGTCCTCATCAGCTGAAGTGGCTTCCCAAGGATTTAAATAAATAGTATGTGTTTTTCCTCCATTTGGGAAGCAGTCATTTAAGACAATTTTTATTAGATAACTGGCTGACTGCAGAGATAACAGAACAGAGATTTCAATGACCATGCACAATGGAGAATAAAAATAGTTGGGAAAAAATCATGACCAAATGACTCTGAACCACAACAACCAAGATTTGACAATCCCTGAAGAGCAAAAGAATTAAGTTACCAGAGTTACCACAACATAGTACTCATAATGTCcagttctcaaaaaaaattacaaaacacgcAAAGAAAAGTATGGTtcattcacaggaaaaaaaagtaatctgACAGAAACTATCCCTGAAGAGGctcagatattaaaaatatgagTCAAAAATGTTAAATCAGCTGTCTTAAGTATAACCAATGAGTTAAAGGAAACTAGACAAAAAGCTAAAGGAAACCCAAAAcataataaatgaacaaaattagaatATCAATATGAAGGTAGAAATTGTAAAAAAGAACCAAGCAAAAATTCCAGAGCTGAGAAGTACAATGactgaagtttaaaaataattttaaaaactcgcTGAAGAAGTTCAACAGCAGATTTGAGAAGTAAGAGATcagaaaacttgaaaataagATAATTGAAACAATCCAgactaagaaaaacaaagaaaaagaatgaagataaaTAAATTCTAAGGAACCTGTAGGATATCAGCAAACATACTAACATATGTACTGTAGAAAtccaggaaagagaagagaaagagaagcagagaaatacagttaaagaaataatgaaatttctttccaatttcattccaatttcagaCTTTCCAAAATCTGaggaaatacataaatatatatacatccaaGAGGCTCAATGAACTCCAAAAGGGTAAACTTAAAGAGATCTACTTGAGACAAATTATAGTCAAGTTGACAAAATccaaagagagaattttgaaagcagccagaatgaagcaactcgtcatttacataaGACCCTGAATAAAATTAATAGCTGATTTTCTCTGAGAAACCATGGAGATCAGAAGGTAGTGGAATGGCATATTTAAatgtctgaaagaaaaaataaaactgccaacCGTGAATTCTATGTATAGCAAAGTTGTCCttcaagaatgaaggaaaaagtaaCACATTTTCAGATAACCAATAATTAAGGGATTTTATTACCAGTAGACATGTGCTACAGAAAATGCTAAAGGAAACCTTTTAGGCTGAACTGAAAGGACACTAGACAGCAACTCAGAACctccaaaataaagaatattcatAAAAGTAACAATAGAGGTAAATATAAAACCCAGAATTACTACATGTGTCATATAGTTTATAACTTCTCCTATTTATAgctttctatatttatatttatctatctataatTTCATaggcaaatgaataaaaattataaatcta
This window harbors:
- the CLEC2D gene encoding C-type lectin domain family 2 member D isoform X2, which gives rise to MGGTQWEITESWRWLPSCCSRDSYLHSKEHSIKATLIWRLFFLIMFLTIIVCGMVAALSAIRANCHQEPSVCLQAACPESWIGFQRKCFYFSDDTKNWTSSQRFCDSQDADLAQVESFQELNFLLRYKGPSDHWIGLSREQGQPWKWINGTEWTRQFPILGAGECAYLNDKGASSARHYTERKWICSKSDIHV
- the CLEC2D gene encoding C-type lectin domain family 2 member D isoform X1, yielding MISDGFIRGFYPFVRHFCLLLPCEEEHVCFLFHHYCYLHSKEHSIKATLIWRLFFLIMFLTIIVCGMVAALSAIRANCHQEPSVCLQAACPESWIGFQRKCFYFSDDTKNWTSSQRFCDSQDADLAQVESFQELNFLLRYKGPSDHWIGLSREQGQPWKWINGTEWTRQFPILGAGECAYLNDKGASSARHYTERKWICSKSDIHV
- the CLEC2D gene encoding C-type lectin domain family 2 member D isoform X3, encoding MHDRNNVEKDIAPSELPANPGYLHSKEHSIKATLIWRLFFLIMFLTIIVCGMVAALSAIRANCHQEPSVCLQAACPESWIGFQRKCFYFSDDTKNWTSSQRFCDSQDADLAQVESFQELNFLLRYKGPSDHWIGLSREQGQPWKWINGTEWTRQFPILGAGECAYLNDKGASSARHYTERKWICSKSDIHV
- the CLEC2D gene encoding C-type lectin domain family 2 member D isoform X4; this translates as MLKFVILPKAGYLHSKEHSIKATLIWRLFFLIMFLTIIVCGMVAALSAIRANCHQEPSVCLQAACPESWIGFQRKCFYFSDDTKNWTSSQRFCDSQDADLAQVESFQELNFLLRYKGPSDHWIGLSREQGQPWKWINGTEWTRQFPILGAGECAYLNDKGASSARHYTERKWICSKSDIHV